In one window of Tripterygium wilfordii isolate XIE 37 chromosome 1, ASM1340144v1, whole genome shotgun sequence DNA:
- the LOC119996995 gene encoding late embryogenesis abundant protein EMB564-like — MSADQPNRAELDARARRGETVVPGGTGGRSLEAQEHLAAGRSRGGKTRREQLGTEGYQEMGRKGGLSTTDESGGERAGKEGISIDESKFRTRS, encoded by the exons ATGTCGGCTGATCAGCCAAACAGAGCGGAGCTTGACGCCAGGGCAAGGCGAGGGGAGACCGTCGTCCCTGGTGGCACCGGTGGTAGAAGCCTTGAAGCACAAGAACACCTAGCTGCAG ggaggagCAGAGGAGGGAAGACAAGAAGGGAGCAGCTGGGGACAGAAGGGTACCAGGAGATGGGACGGAAAGGTGGACTTAGCACCACAGATGAGTCTGGAGGAGAGCGGGCTGGGAAAGAGGGTATTTCCATTGACGAGTCCAAGTTCAGGACCCGAAGCTAG